A window from Pseudomonas kribbensis encodes these proteins:
- a CDS encoding short chain dehydrogenase produces the protein MKILLIGAGGTIGSAVDKELSQRHEVIRIGRSSGDFQVDISDSASIRKLFEKTGKFDALVCAAGNVTFAPLGDMNEDSFALGLKDKLMGQVNLLLIGREFANDGASFTFTTGVLSHDPIRSGASAALVNGALDSFVRAAAIELPRGLRVNSISPTVLVEAMGSYAPYFRGYKPVPAADVALAYAKSVEGLQTGQTFHVG, from the coding sequence ATGAAAATTCTGTTGATCGGCGCCGGCGGCACCATCGGTTCGGCCGTGGACAAAGAGCTGTCGCAGCGTCACGAAGTCATTCGCATCGGCCGCAGCAGCGGCGATTTCCAGGTGGACATCAGCGACAGCGCATCGATCCGCAAGCTGTTCGAAAAGACCGGCAAGTTCGACGCCCTGGTCTGCGCCGCCGGCAACGTAACCTTCGCCCCGCTGGGCGACATGAACGAAGACAGCTTCGCCCTCGGCCTGAAAGACAAACTGATGGGCCAGGTCAATCTGTTGCTGATCGGCCGTGAATTCGCCAACGACGGCGCATCGTTCACCTTCACCACCGGCGTCCTCAGCCACGATCCGATCCGCAGCGGTGCTTCGGCGGCACTGGTCAACGGCGCGCTGGACAGCTTCGTCCGTGCCGCCGCCATCGAACTGCCACGGGGCCTGCGCGTAAACTCGATCAGCCCGACCGTGCTGGTGGAAGCCATGGGCAGCTACGCCCCGTACTTCCGCGGCTACAAGCCGGTTCCTGCGGCGGATGTGGCATTGGCCTACGCCAAGAGTGTCGAAGGCCTGCAGACAGGTCAGACATTTCACGTGGGCTGA
- a CDS encoding NAD(P)/FAD-dependent oxidoreductase encodes MLRITELKLPIDHPDEDLRAAIVQRLGIASDDLLDFTLFKRSYDARKKSSELCFIYTIDLEVRDEAKVLGKFADDRNVNVAPDVSYKFVGQAPSDLNQRPIVVGFGPCGIFAGLLLAQMGFKPIILERGTEVRQRTKDTWGLWRKSVLNPESNVQFGEGGAGTFSDGKLYSQIKDPKFLGRKVLHEFVKAGAPEEILYVSKPHIGTFRLTGMVETMREEIRALGGEVRFQERVTDVLIEDGQLVGVELASGETLHSKHVILALGHSARDTFRMLHSRGVFMEAKPFSVGFRIEHPQSLIDRARLGKYAGHPKLGAADYKLVHHAKNGRSVYSFCMCPGGTVVAATSEPNRVVTNGMSQYSRNERNANSGIVVGITPEVDYPGGPLAGIELQERLESHAFILGGSDYKAPAQLVGDFINGTPSTELGEVEPSYKPGVALGDLALALPDFAIEAIREALPAFEKQIRGYSLHDAVLTGIETRTSSPLRITRNESLQSMNVKGLFPAGEGAGYAGGILSAGVDGIRIAEAVARDILGLEA; translated from the coding sequence ATGTTACGAATCACTGAACTCAAGCTGCCGATCGACCATCCCGACGAAGACCTGCGCGCTGCAATCGTGCAACGCCTGGGCATCGCCAGCGATGACCTGCTCGATTTCACCTTGTTCAAGCGCAGCTACGATGCGCGCAAAAAGTCTTCCGAACTGTGCTTCATCTACACCATCGACCTCGAAGTGCGCGACGAGGCCAAGGTGCTGGGCAAGTTCGCCGATGACCGCAACGTCAACGTGGCGCCGGATGTCAGCTACAAATTCGTCGGCCAGGCGCCAAGCGACCTGAACCAGCGCCCGATCGTGGTCGGTTTCGGCCCGTGCGGGATCTTCGCCGGCCTGCTGCTGGCGCAGATGGGCTTCAAGCCGATCATCCTCGAACGCGGCACCGAAGTGCGCCAGCGCACCAAGGACACCTGGGGCCTGTGGCGCAAAAGCGTGCTCAACCCCGAGTCCAACGTGCAGTTCGGCGAAGGCGGCGCGGGCACGTTCTCCGACGGCAAGCTGTACAGCCAGATCAAGGATCCGAAATTCCTCGGCCGCAAAGTCTTGCACGAGTTCGTCAAGGCCGGCGCGCCGGAAGAAATCCTCTACGTCAGCAAGCCGCACATCGGTACGTTCCGTCTGACCGGCATGGTCGAGACCATGCGTGAAGAGATCCGTGCCCTGGGTGGCGAAGTACGCTTCCAGGAGCGCGTCACCGATGTGCTGATCGAAGACGGCCAACTGGTCGGCGTCGAACTGGCCAGCGGCGAAACCCTGCATTCGAAACACGTGATTCTGGCGCTGGGCCACAGTGCCCGCGATACCTTCCGCATGCTCCACAGCCGTGGCGTGTTCATGGAAGCCAAGCCGTTTTCGGTGGGTTTCCGCATCGAGCACCCGCAATCGCTGATCGACCGCGCGCGACTGGGCAAATACGCCGGTCACCCGAAACTCGGCGCTGCCGACTACAAACTGGTGCACCACGCCAAAAACGGCCGTTCGGTCTACAGCTTCTGCATGTGCCCGGGCGGCACCGTGGTGGCGGCGACCTCCGAGCCGAACCGCGTGGTCACCAACGGCATGAGCCAGTACTCGCGTAACGAGCGCAACGCCAACTCCGGCATCGTCGTCGGCATCACCCCGGAAGTCGATTATCCGGGCGGCCCGCTGGCCGGGATCGAGTTGCAGGAGCGTCTGGAATCCCACGCTTTCATCCTCGGCGGCAGCGATTACAAGGCGCCGGCGCAACTGGTCGGCGACTTCATCAACGGCACGCCGTCCACCGAGCTGGGCGAGGTTGAGCCTTCGTACAAGCCGGGTGTGGCATTGGGTGATCTGGCCCTGGCCTTGCCGGACTTTGCCATCGAAGCAATTCGCGAGGCCCTGCCGGCGTTCGAGAAGCAGATTCGCGGTTATTCGCTGCACGATGCGGTGCTGACCGGGATCGAGACGCGGACTTCGTCGCCGCTGCGGATCACGCGGAACGAGTCGCTGCAGAGCATGAACGTCAAAGGTCTGTTCCCGGCCGGTGAAGGCGCGGGTTATGCGGGCGGGATTCTGTCGGCGGGCGTTGACGGGATTCGTATCGCGGAAGCTGTGGCGCGTGACATCCTGGGTCTCGAGGCCTGA
- a CDS encoding DUF7683 domain-containing protein, whose amino-acid sequence MTCRYSKLNHTIEAYDKKTELLVFEVNIPDGNIEQLRKIMNWTKPEDEIYGYDLDSQKITELENLIGTEFFDPQFDFQLGCYGSN is encoded by the coding sequence ATGACTTGCCGATACTCGAAACTAAATCACACGATCGAAGCCTACGACAAGAAAACTGAGCTTCTTGTTTTTGAAGTAAATATTCCAGACGGAAACATTGAGCAGTTAAGAAAGATCATGAACTGGACTAAACCAGAAGATGAAATTTATGGATACGACCTCGACAGTCAGAAAATAACCGAACTGGAAAATCTAATAGGAACCGAGTTTTTCGACCCACAATTCGACTTTCAGTTAGGTTGTTATGGAAGTAATTAA
- a CDS encoding colicin E3/pyocin S6 family cytotoxin, with amino-acid sequence MAGQKDIPRVPNPPAGDGHHVTYRYLTATELADQDERQHKYDAMLARQEAFERSREVAANKPEPVRAGCVFAKSCKLPDAIIDYSNPSGMVPTDSLKDYGDLILLGGREADDSGGVALKKISGTAIPAGLGTFALAGEAFKALPAMASAAVVAPLVGLVAMFMPSNLGDSALYTEDQLLALKQARTRVRLHVEQQADGSLKGYGFYTGKNRDWEMVDVAQFTARGKRFVADLGEGTELIWTPAVDGSDILGIPALEAAPQAPHIWVYPPTKAADGILVNPVYPPKYRDFILVFPAGSGVRPVYIVLNLTGRKLPNPDHDYHSAPETEEILGFPGLKEAKKKTPKQGGAGLRERWTDNKGRTIYEWDSLHGELEAYRASDGSHLGSFDPITGEQIDPPKKNRNIKKYL; translated from the coding sequence GTGGCTGGTCAAAAGGACATTCCCCGGGTTCCCAACCCACCGGCAGGCGACGGGCATCACGTCACCTACCGTTACCTGACAGCCACCGAGCTGGCCGATCAGGACGAGCGACAACACAAGTACGACGCCATGTTGGCGCGGCAGGAGGCCTTCGAGCGAAGTCGCGAGGTCGCGGCGAACAAGCCTGAGCCCGTGCGTGCCGGCTGTGTATTCGCCAAGTCCTGCAAGTTGCCGGACGCGATCATCGATTACTCGAATCCTTCGGGGATGGTGCCGACGGACAGCCTGAAAGATTACGGCGATCTGATCCTGCTCGGCGGACGTGAAGCCGATGACAGCGGCGGCGTTGCACTCAAAAAAATCAGCGGCACCGCCATTCCTGCTGGCCTGGGCACCTTTGCTCTCGCCGGTGAGGCGTTCAAGGCTTTGCCCGCGATGGCCTCCGCCGCCGTCGTGGCCCCGCTGGTCGGCCTGGTGGCGATGTTCATGCCATCGAACCTGGGCGACAGCGCCCTCTACACCGAAGACCAGTTGCTCGCCCTCAAACAGGCTCGAACCCGCGTGCGCTTGCACGTCGAACAGCAGGCCGACGGCAGCCTCAAGGGCTATGGCTTCTACACCGGCAAGAACCGCGACTGGGAAATGGTCGATGTCGCGCAGTTCACCGCACGCGGTAAACGGTTTGTTGCAGACCTCGGCGAAGGCACCGAACTGATCTGGACGCCCGCCGTGGACGGCTCCGACATCCTCGGCATCCCCGCGCTGGAAGCCGCTCCGCAGGCACCGCATATCTGGGTGTATCCGCCGACGAAAGCGGCGGACGGGATTCTGGTGAATCCGGTTTATCCGCCGAAGTATCGGGATTTCATATTGGTGTTTCCGGCGGGCTCGGGGGTCAGGCCGGTTTATATTGTTTTAAACCTTACTGGCAGAAAGCTTCCGAATCCGGATCACGACTACCATTCAGCACCTGAAACTGAGGAAATATTGGGTTTCCCGGGGTTGAAGGAAGCCAAGAAGAAAACACCCAAACAGGGTGGCGCGGGGCTTCGAGAGCGTTGGACTGACAATAAGGGTAGGACAATCTATGAATGGGACTCGCTGCACGGAGAACTGGAAGCTTATCGTGCAAGTGATGGCAGCCATCTAGGCTCTTTTGATCCGATAACGGGTGAACAGATAGATCCACCCAAAAAGAACCGAAATATTAAAAAGTACTTGTGA
- a CDS encoding glycine zipper 2TM domain-containing protein, whose protein sequence is MRKSVLLVASFSTMAMLLTGCQSSLTGDSYSRDEARRVQTIRMGTIESLRPVKIEGTKTPIGGAAGAVVGGVGGSAIGGGKGSIVAAVIGAVAGGLIGSATEEGLTRTQGVEITVREDDGSMRAYVQQVQENEVFRVGERVRISTVGGTSRVSH, encoded by the coding sequence ATGCGTAAGTCTGTTCTGCTGGTTGCTTCCTTTTCCACGATGGCGATGTTGCTTACCGGCTGCCAATCGAGCCTGACCGGTGACTCCTACTCCCGTGACGAAGCGCGTCGCGTGCAGACGATTCGCATGGGCACCATCGAATCCCTGCGTCCGGTGAAAATCGAAGGCACCAAGACCCCGATCGGCGGCGCTGCCGGTGCAGTGGTCGGCGGTGTCGGCGGCAGCGCCATCGGCGGCGGTAAAGGCAGCATCGTTGCAGCCGTTATCGGTGCCGTGGCCGGCGGCCTGATCGGTTCCGCCACCGAAGAAGGCCTGACCCGTACCCAGGGTGTTGAAATCACCGTGCGCGAAGACGACGGCAGCATGCGCGCCTACGTGCAGCAAGTGCAGGAGAACGAAGTGTTCCGCGTCGGTGAGCGCGTACGGATTTCGACTGTTGGCGGGACCAGCCGCGTTTCGCACTAA
- a CDS encoding COG3650 family protein, with protein MRVARSLIVVALLPLFAACQLFDGARTSASHVGQTRMQGQLTAADGKLVFQSCGEQRQYVVNDIGGTSILQEAATLADQQGKLFADVRGKIAGDRLDLTQLYRVERSGTACDDPNFKQLILRAAGHGPEWNVKVSGKGMVIDREGQPPLAVPYVEEQLGDGRFNLSSEANNQHIELWVAPQRCVDSNTGSVQHMSAELRIDGKVQRGCGYFGGSRND; from the coding sequence ATGCGTGTTGCCCGTTCCTTGATCGTTGTTGCCCTGCTCCCTCTGTTTGCCGCGTGCCAGTTGTTCGACGGTGCGCGGACCAGCGCCTCCCACGTCGGCCAGACGCGGATGCAGGGGCAACTGACCGCTGCCGACGGAAAACTGGTGTTCCAGTCATGCGGTGAGCAGCGTCAGTACGTGGTTAACGACATCGGCGGCACCAGCATTCTGCAAGAGGCCGCCACCCTGGCCGACCAGCAGGGCAAGCTGTTCGCCGACGTGCGCGGCAAGATCGCCGGTGACCGTCTCGACCTGACCCAGCTCTATCGCGTCGAACGCTCCGGCACCGCTTGCGATGATCCGAACTTCAAGCAACTGATCCTGCGCGCCGCCGGCCATGGCCCGGAATGGAACGTCAAGGTCAGCGGCAAAGGCATGGTCATCGATCGCGAAGGCCAGCCACCGCTCGCTGTGCCCTATGTTGAAGAACAGTTGGGCGACGGTCGTTTCAACCTCAGCAGCGAAGCCAACAACCAGCACATCGAACTGTGGGTGGCGCCGCAACGCTGCGTCGACAGCAACACCGGCAGCGTGCAGCACATGAGCGCCGAGTTGCGCATCGACGGCAAGGTGCAGCGCGGTTGCGGGTATTTCGGCGGTTCGCGCAACGACTGA
- a CDS encoding colicin E3-like toxin immunity protein, with amino-acid sequence MGLKLRLNWYEKISEQSVGKEYSADLGDDGSIIEALGLMAESEIYDGGFDVRTDWVSRLQPYFTHKFDESIYDYQISFRYRKSW; translated from the coding sequence ATGGGACTGAAATTAAGACTGAACTGGTACGAAAAAATATCCGAGCAATCTGTGGGGAAGGAGTATTCAGCCGATCTCGGTGATGACGGATCAATCATTGAGGCTTTGGGCTTGATGGCGGAAAGCGAAATCTATGATGGGGGTTTTGATGTCAGGACTGATTGGGTATCCCGCCTTCAACCCTATTTCACTCACAAATTTGACGAAAGCATTTACGACTATCAAATATCATTTCGGTATAGAAAGAGCTGGTGA
- a CDS encoding PLP-dependent cysteine synthase family protein, with protein sequence MSDNRQWAREAIRIIEADFQRSADTHLIPLPLPGFPGIELYFKDESSHPTGSLKHRLARSLFLYALCNGWLKPGAPVIEASSGSTAISEAYFARMLGLPFIAVMPATTSKEKIAQIAFYGGKSHLVDDPTQIYAESERLAREHDGHFIDQFTYAERATDWRANNNIAESIFQQMRYEQHPCPAWLISSPGTGGTTATLGRYVRYRQHCTRVLCADAERSVFFDFYQTGDASLRLDHGSRIEGIGRPRVEASFLPKVIDAMVKVPDALSLAAMHYLAQRLGRHVGGSSGTNLIGALMAAQQMKAAGESGSIVAILCDGGERYADTYYDQAWLKAQGYELEGLMAAVAASAEKGEVLPASVLRANI encoded by the coding sequence ATGAGCGACAACCGACAGTGGGCCCGCGAAGCCATCCGGATCATCGAAGCGGACTTCCAGCGCAGCGCCGACACCCACCTGATCCCCTTGCCGCTGCCGGGGTTTCCGGGCATCGAGTTGTATTTCAAGGACGAATCCAGCCATCCCACTGGCAGCCTCAAGCATCGGCTGGCCCGTTCGCTGTTTCTCTACGCCTTGTGTAACGGCTGGCTCAAGCCCGGCGCGCCGGTGATCGAGGCGTCCAGCGGTTCGACGGCGATTTCCGAAGCGTACTTTGCGCGGATGCTTGGGCTGCCGTTCATTGCGGTGATGCCGGCGACCACGTCCAAGGAGAAGATTGCGCAGATCGCTTTCTACGGCGGCAAGAGCCATCTGGTGGACGATCCGACCCAGATCTACGCCGAATCCGAACGTCTGGCCCGGGAGCATGACGGCCACTTCATCGACCAGTTCACCTACGCCGAGCGCGCCACCGACTGGCGGGCGAACAACAACATCGCCGAGTCGATCTTCCAGCAGATGCGCTACGAGCAGCACCCATGCCCGGCGTGGCTGATTTCCAGCCCCGGCACCGGCGGCACCACCGCGACCCTCGGTCGTTACGTGCGTTATCGCCAGCACTGCACTCGCGTGCTGTGCGCCGATGCCGAGCGTTCGGTGTTCTTCGACTTTTACCAGACCGGTGATGCCAGCCTGCGTCTGGACCACGGTTCGCGGATCGAAGGCATCGGCCGGCCTCGGGTGGAAGCTTCGTTCCTGCCGAAGGTAATCGATGCGATGGTCAAGGTGCCTGATGCCTTGTCGCTGGCGGCCATGCATTACTTGGCGCAACGTCTGGGCCGGCATGTCGGTGGGTCGAGCGGCACCAACCTGATCGGCGCGCTGATGGCGGCTCAGCAGATGAAAGCGGCGGGGGAGTCGGGGTCGATCGTGGCGATCCTGTGCGATGGCGGCGAGCGCTACGCGGACACCTATTACGATCAGGCGTGGCTCAAGGCGCAGGGCTATGAGCTGGAGGGATTGATGGCGGCCGTGGCGGCGAGTGCCGAGAAGGGTGAAGTGCTCCCGGCCTCGGTTCTGCGCGCCAATATCTAA
- the nhaA gene encoding Na+/H+ antiporter NhaA, whose amino-acid sequence MPLRSTFTRFFQLEAASGLLLIAAAILALIINNSPLSWLYTGLLDTPVVAQIGALKIAKPLLLWINDGLMALFFLLIGLEVKREVLDGQLSKPSQIVLPGAAAIGGMLVPALIYWFLNRDNPAALDGWAIPTATDIAFALGVLALLGKRVPVSLKLFLMTLAIIDDLGAIVIIAIFYSGELSTLSLGLAAACIAALVAMNRLGVVKLGPYMIIGLILWVCVLKSGVHATLAGVTLAFCIPLRTKNAEPSPLLTLEHALHPWVAYGILPLFAFANAGLSLTGVTAESFTHHVPMGIAVGLLLGKTIGVFGLTWLAVKTGIAALPQNANWGQVLGVAILCGIGFTMSLFVGSLAFVPGASEYAGMDRMGILTGSVFAALIGYAVTLAASRKNTALPS is encoded by the coding sequence TTGCCTCTGCGTAGCACTTTCACGCGTTTCTTTCAGTTGGAAGCTGCCAGCGGTCTGTTACTGATCGCCGCGGCCATCCTGGCTCTAATCATCAACAACTCGCCGCTGTCGTGGCTGTACACCGGCCTGCTCGACACCCCGGTGGTCGCGCAGATCGGCGCATTGAAAATCGCCAAACCCCTGCTGCTGTGGATCAACGACGGCCTGATGGCGCTGTTCTTCCTGCTCATCGGCCTGGAAGTGAAGCGTGAAGTGCTCGACGGCCAGCTGTCGAAACCGTCGCAGATCGTCCTGCCCGGCGCGGCGGCCATCGGCGGCATGCTGGTGCCGGCGCTGATCTACTGGTTCCTCAACCGCGACAACCCGGCCGCCCTCGATGGCTGGGCGATCCCCACCGCCACCGACATCGCCTTCGCCCTCGGCGTGCTGGCCTTGCTCGGCAAACGGGTGCCGGTGTCGCTGAAGCTGTTCCTGATGACCCTGGCGATCATCGACGACCTTGGCGCGATCGTGATCATCGCGATCTTCTATTCCGGCGAACTCTCGACCCTGTCGCTGGGTCTGGCGGCGGCGTGCATTGCGGCGCTGGTGGCGATGAACCGGCTCGGGGTGGTCAAGCTCGGGCCGTACATGATCATCGGGTTGATCCTGTGGGTCTGCGTGCTCAAGAGCGGTGTCCACGCGACGCTGGCCGGCGTGACCCTGGCGTTCTGCATTCCGCTGCGCACGAAAAACGCCGAACCTTCGCCGCTGCTGACCCTGGAACATGCGCTGCACCCATGGGTGGCCTACGGCATCCTGCCGCTTTTCGCCTTCGCCAACGCCGGTTTGTCGCTGACCGGTGTGACCGCCGAAAGCTTCACCCACCACGTACCGATGGGCATCGCCGTCGGCCTGCTGCTGGGCAAGACCATCGGCGTGTTCGGCCTGACCTGGCTCGCCGTGAAAACCGGCATCGCCGCCCTGCCCCAGAACGCCAATTGGGGCCAGGTGCTGGGCGTGGCGATCCTCTGCGGGATCGGCTTCACCATGAGCCTGTTTGTCGGCTCCCTCGCCTTCGTGCCGGGTGCCAGTGAATACGCCGGAATGGACCGGATGGGCATTCTCACCGGCTCAGTGTTCGCAGCATTGATCGGTTATGCGGTGACCCTGGCGGCAAGCAGAAAGAACACCGCGCTGCCTTCCTGA